The proteins below come from a single Gloeocapsa sp. PCC 73106 genomic window:
- a CDS encoding pentapeptide repeat-containing protein codes for MDLETIRSGQTKELAGVNLEDENLSHTQLERVNLAGANLMGANLTRANLKGACLDGANLLGACCYFADLRANCLGANLMQADLSHADLRGTNLRGANLMGAKLVQASLASAFLSGVNLTAVNLRGADCRGADLRGANLNNANLQGVNLAQANLQGAILTEANLEEADLRGANLAGANLAGANLLCAELEGACLDGANLDKACLIGTIINKQPV; via the coding sequence ATGGATTTAGAGACGATTCGTTCAGGTCAAACTAAAGAATTAGCCGGCGTCAATTTAGAAGATGAAAACCTCTCTCACACTCAGTTAGAACGAGTAAATTTAGCGGGCGCTAATCTGATGGGTGCTAATTTAACCCGCGCTAATCTCAAAGGCGCTTGTTTAGATGGTGCTAATCTTCTTGGTGCTTGTTGCTATTTTGCTGATCTTAGAGCTAATTGTTTGGGTGCTAATTTGATGCAAGCTGATTTGAGTCACGCTGACTTGCGTGGTACTAATCTCAGAGGCGCTAATCTGATGGGGGCTAAATTAGTACAAGCTTCTCTGGCTAGTGCTTTTTTAAGCGGTGTGAATTTAACCGCCGTAAATCTGAGAGGGGCAGATTGTCGTGGTGCTGACTTGCGCGGCGCTAACCTTAATAACGCTAACCTTCAAGGTGTAAACCTCGCTCAAGCTAATTTGCAAGGGGCAATTTTGACCGAAGCTAATCTGGAAGAAGCGGATCTACGCGGTGCTAACTTGGCTGGAGCTAACCTAGCTGGGGCTAATTTACTCTGCGCTGAATTAGAAGGAGCTTGTTTAGATGGGGCTAACTTGGACAAAGCTTGTTTAATTGGTACTATTATAAATAAGCAGCCAGTATAA
- the rpoD gene encoding RNA polymerase sigma factor RpoD: MTQANDILTKMNPPQEWAEILLEDDTEIINIEEEFEEAVAQVSKKSKKLSTIRRQETNKKKPYTEDSIRIYLQEIGRIRLLRAEEEIELARKIADLLELEQKREKLWQELKRIPNDREWAASVEMELPAFRRRLYLGRRAKEKMVQSNLRLVVSIAKKYMNRGLSFQDLIQEGSLGLIRAAEKFDHEKGYKFSTYATWWIRQAITRAIADQSRTIRLPVHLYETISRIKKTTKILSQEMGRKPTEEEIATHMEMTIEKLRFIAKSAQLPISLETPIGKEEDSRLGDFIEADGETPEDDVSKNLLREDLEHVLDSLSPRERDVLRLRYGLDDGRMKTLEEIGQIFDVTRERIRQIEAKALRKLRHPNRNSILKEYVR, encoded by the coding sequence ATGACTCAGGCCAATGATATACTGACAAAAATGAATCCTCCTCAAGAATGGGCAGAAATACTGCTAGAGGATGATACAGAAATAATCAACATAGAAGAAGAGTTCGAAGAAGCGGTAGCTCAAGTTAGTAAAAAAAGCAAAAAACTATCAACAATTCGCCGCCAAGAAACGAATAAGAAAAAGCCCTACACAGAAGATTCAATACGTATTTACCTACAGGAAATAGGTCGTATACGTTTATTGCGCGCGGAAGAAGAAATAGAATTGGCTCGCAAAATCGCTGACTTGTTAGAATTAGAACAAAAGCGAGAAAAACTCTGGCAAGAATTAAAGCGTATCCCGAACGATCGCGAATGGGCAGCATCGGTAGAGATGGAGTTACCAGCTTTCCGTCGGCGTCTCTATCTGGGTCGGCGCGCTAAAGAAAAAATGGTACAATCTAACCTGCGCTTAGTGGTTTCCATAGCTAAAAAATACATGAATCGAGGCTTATCGTTTCAAGATTTGATTCAAGAAGGTTCCCTAGGATTAATCAGGGCTGCCGAAAAATTCGACCACGAAAAAGGCTACAAATTCTCTACCTACGCAACTTGGTGGATCAGACAGGCTATAACTAGAGCGATCGCCGATCAATCCCGCACCATTCGTCTACCAGTACACCTCTACGAAACAATTTCTCGTATCAAGAAGACTACTAAAATTCTCTCTCAAGAAATGGGTAGAAAACCAACAGAGGAAGAAATCGCTACCCACATGGAAATGACTATTGAAAAACTGCGTTTTATCGCTAAATCGGCTCAGTTACCTATTTCTTTGGAAACCCCCATTGGTAAAGAAGAAGATTCACGCCTCGGAGACTTTATTGAAGCTGATGGGGAAACTCCAGAAGATGATGTATCTAAGAATTTACTCAGAGAAGATTTAGAACATGTTCTTGATAGTTTGAGCCCCAGAGAAAGAGATGTATTGCGTTTGCGCTACGGTTTAGATGATGGACGCATGAAAACTCTAGAAGAA